The DNA sequence TTTGCGCTCTCTAGAATCTTGAGCAGCTTTGTGACCACCAAGTCCGTGAATGGAGCTTACAGTGCCGCTGGAGAGCTAATCTGTCAGTCTTCTCTACATGGACTCTAATTCTAATTTCCTCATCCCCCCCTACATTTGATCTCGGAGTAGGAAACGATAGTAGAGTTTTCAATTGCTGTTAATTTTGGTGGGCAGGTTTCCTACAAAAGGTTGCATTCTTGGAAGTTGTGCATGGGGCCACTGGTGGGTTTTCTAAAATAAGTCACTGAATTTAATAAATGTGTGATTTTGATGTTTAATTCTTTGAAATTGGAGGTCTTGTGCCAAGTGGAGTTGTGAATCCTCTACTGCAATGGGGAGGAAGGATACATTTTTTGTTGGCGGTTGTCCGTCTAATCGATGAGGTTGTCTCAATTGTTTTTAGATTATTATTGTTCAATTTAAGTCCTAAACATGATTCATGTCTGATTCTCCGGAATATGTGAAGTTGTCTGATAGGAGTGGCTGAAAAAAGGAATGGCGAAAGTCTCTTAGGGCCACTTGTTTGTGCAGTCGGGAGCAATATTGAAAAAACTCATTGTTTCCAGCATTTTGTATGCAGGTCCAAGAGTTGCCATcagttttcattacttttttcgTTTGGGGTCTAACTGAAGTAAGTCTATTTCTAATTATCTTTCATTGAAATTGTTGTATCTATCTCCACACATTATTATCAGTTTGGTGAAgactatggactttgttttctAGACAGTGATGGGTATTTGGTAGGTTTATATACCAATCATGTTGAAGACATCATGATACTGTAGTATTGCAATAGATTGATTGAAGGGACAACACTTGGAAGCACTTTTTGGCAAGGTATTAAGACGAGTTTTGTAACTACAAACCCCTTTGTTTGGCCTTGGGAATGCCAGAAACAAATTATAGTGAAATGTTTGGTGAAAAATCATGCTAGAAAACTGCTTGCAATTTCAGATTAGGAAATGATTGGCATGTACAGGTGcattaccttttttttatagGGTAACTTctattaataagataaaattgcATTTAACAACTAACCAAGTACACAGGtagtatacaagaaaaaaaatgcctTAACAGAAAAGGAGAAAGGACGTATGACCTCCTGAAAACTAAAAGTCAAAGGACAAATGGTAACGCCAATCCACTGGTaaagagtaataaaaaataaagcccTAAGATCCACCATCGACTTGTCATTGTTGTTGAAGCTACGGttgttcctttctctttgaatgcACTACATTAAATAAGGCAGAATTATTATCCGCAAATATTCTTTCTATTGACTATCAAACTTCCCTTTTCGACTTGCAAATAGATCATTCACCAGATGAGGCATAACCCCAGCCAGCCTGAAGAGGCCCAAGGATTGAACTCCATAGAGATCTAGCTGCCTCACACTAGAGTATGAAATGCTTTACAGTCTTCCCATCCttcttacacatacagcaccaatcaATGACATTAAGTGCCGTCTTCTTAGGCTGTCAATAGCAAGGATCTTCTCCCTCATGGCAATTTAGGCAAAAATTCCTACTCTTGGTGGAGTCTTACTACCTCATTATTTCTTCAAGGAAAGGGATGAGGATATGCATTAATTAACAGCTGGTCAATGCTactaacattttatttaaatttggttTAGCTGGAGGATGAAATGATTCATCTAAATTTGTGTATGCTATATCTTTTGCATACAGACATAaagtgaaatattttataacattGACATCAAGATGGTTCTTCTTCATATTATAATTTGACCTGAAATTGAACGTATGGAGATTTTGAGTTGCTCTTGTTTTACTTGCCTCTTTTTCTGTGGAGGGTTTGTCTTAGGCTTCAAAAGCTCATGGTTTATTTGATTAGTTCATTAAACAAGCTTCTCTAAGCGTActctataataaaaatatctcatgAATAATACACTTTTTCTGAGATATAGAGCACtcaataaaattctcatcttttaTGAGTactttgtttcaaatttcacgaatctttttatttttcattaattttctaGACAATTGTTTTGGGATTGCTTTTGTTAGCCACAAGGTTGTTTGTAGAATAAGTAACCAGACCCAAAAGGGGAAAAATCCGGAATTACTGTTATCCAGTTTTTCTTCAGCAGCCAAGTTTCCTGAAATTCACATTACTCCTGGTTAGTCCCATGGTCTGGTAAAACaagcattaaaaatatattaccagAACAAGGATATCTCACCTTTTGGGATTGCTGATGTTTCCAGAACgatgaaaattaataataatgataataatagttTCCAAGAATTAGGatggtttgttttgtttgtatttCAAGAGGCTCAAGCGTAAAATTAAGTGTTTGGCATGGCCATCTTGAAATTTCATTGGAGCTTATTTTGCAAGCATACAAGCCCTTAGTTTTTTTCTactctttttttaattcttttgctGTGGATTGGCCCTTGGGATtgtcaatatattattttctatttaattaaataaaaaggaaaaccgGGTAATCTTCTAGCCATTCACTCACTGTTTGAGAAATGTTCTGTGTCTATCCAGTGGGAAGGATAGCACACAGAGAAGGTACAATATCTCCACTAATTTATTCTTACaacagtagttttttttttggtgctttAATTctcttattgcatttttaagtTTATGGATTTTTATCCATGCCAAGATGATATTGTGTAATTCTAATATCATGTCCTACTTTCTCAAGAtacatttctagtttgtttctgTTTCTGCTTAATGATTTTAAAGGTATAAGTAAATATGTTATGCTGATAATCCTGGTTTCAGGTAATTAGATATCTACATTACACTTTGAACTGTATACAAAGTTGTCCATCTTGGATTACCTATCTCAGGTTTATTTCTTCTTTCCCTATGAATTCATATATACATGTGCCATTACAGATACGCTATCTATTCAGAAGCTgacattttgaaataaaattttaacactTTGCTTTTCACTAGGTACACTGCATTCATTGTGCTGTATCCTATAGGAATAGCCCCTGGTGAAAGTGAGTCAATTGATTCCAAGCATTTTGGTTTCCTATTCTGGGTCATCTGAATGACTTTGCTATATGGCAATATTACTATGATTCAGTCCCCATTCATTCTTCtgcacaatttttttaactattcgTTATTGCTATCAGTGTGGCTCATGTACCAAGCACTCCCATATGTGAAGAAGAATCATCTCCACGAAGATTTATTTGATGGCCTTCCCTTCAgctattataattttctcagggtttgttgaatatttaagattttgtGAGGCATTTCAATAATATTACCTTGTAATGCACTATAACACCCCAATGAAAGGCCatggcttatactccaaaaggactagtcaatgatacaattgaaatCCCAtcggaacattataaagagcaagaacttcttatTCCCAAGTAATGTAagatctcattcaccacctacctttgtccttatcatatgggatatcacaatcTCCCTTCCTTAAATTCCTGACATCTTGGTTGGGCTTGTCCTTTGTAGGTGGCACATCTCCAATCCCACATTTCTGATTGGGATAGGCTGTGATACCATTTCtaatgccccaatggaaggcccaaaccacatagcctatattttaaaaggactagttaatgatacaattggaaccccattggaaccttataaagagtaagaacttatCATTCCCAatcaatgtgggatctcattcaAACTTATCATTCCCAatcaatgtgggatctcattcactatctaccattatccttatcatatgggatatcacatGCACTGATCTCTAGGCTGAATTTCCTTGTGAGTTCCTACTTCAGCTGATTCAAAGAATATTTATCCATTTTTAGGCAGTAATGAGGTAGAATTTCAAATCTGTGCCATGTTATGTTCATTTTGGACTTGCTCGGTTCCAAACCTGCTCCAATGTCTTATCTAATTTATGGATAGATCGAACTTTATTTGGATATAAGAACATTTTTTGAATATGTAGCTTCTAAGGAGAAAAATCTGGAGGTTTAAAACCATTATAGGACATCCAATTTTGAAATACAATGATTAATCTCATGGATGCGAGTGCCTTCTAAGAAAATATACCTTAATATTCCTTGTCCTTGTATTGCAGTTTGGCAGAGACATTTACAGCTCTATCTCAAAattcctctttttatttttctatggtTTTCACCAAGAGATGGTTTTGGTGTTCACTGTAGATGTAATGGATGTAGCATTGCTGGAGAAACTGGTGTTTTCCTTTATGCCAGATGCTAACAAAGACCAGACTtccttacttatcaaaaaaaacaaagaccaGACTTCCTTTCagttttcatcattttaattttcttgcttTCATCTTTGACGTTTATTTGGATTTTTCTGTCAGGTTCTTCTTCTGTGCTACCCTTTCCTATGGTTAAAACTTTACCTGCATATGTTCAAGCAACGGAGGTCAAAACTGGGAAAACACcatgagaagaagaaaatgtgaAGATTGGGGCTCTTTAGGATGTAGTTCTAGCTCGTTGTCAATTATTGGTACCTCTTGAACTTGAAAGCTAATGTGTTGTTTGCCATGAACATGGGCTTCATAAATATTCTTGCAATGCTTTTGTTCTTTGATTCCCTACTCCCTAAAGTAAGACCATATTTACATGTGCCTCGATACATTCAACTTTGACAAAATTTAGCTGCTCATAAGGAGTAGATTTAAAATATTGCAAATGTTACACTTATGACATGTGAAGTAAACTTTTCTGTCAAAATATGAATTCTTTATGTTGGGAACATGTATTCCATTGTCATAGGCTGCCATTCCAGGGTCTGTTGCATGGTAATCAGAGTGTAGCATAGCAATCTAGTTACTGTTGCAAGAGCTGGAAACAGAGTAGTATTGTAGTGTAGTGGCTGGATTATTCTAGTGAACCTATTTATGCTTATGATTCTCATTATGATCAGGGGTCTCTTTAGATTTCATTAAGGACAGCCTCCCccccaataataataaaaaaaaaaaaaccttagtGGCCTTCTATCACTCTGAAAAGAGTTTATTGTGGAAAATAAAGAGATGTTCTCTATTCCCTGACGAGCGAAAAAATCACCCTTGATATATGGGCAGCTCTTTTCTCCTTATGTGGTCTCTATTATGTATTTACAATCCCTATTCCAATCGTAGATAGCTCTGTATCATGGCTCTTCTTTGCTTTCCTTGAGGTTCCCATATTCTCTTAGGTATATGTTTCCTTTGGTAGTAATCTTGGAAGAAAGACTGAACAGCTGGCATTAACACTTAGGCTGGCCCATCGGGGTTGTTAGATTGCCAGCCAAAGTATTCTTCtaagaaattttaaatcttgCTCTTGTTGCATCATGGCATTTTATGTTTGTCCTACTATACCCACTACccttttatttgtatatttataAACCCACCGCCTAGCTAGTGAACATCACCTATTGAGAAGTATTGctcttcattttaaaatttatcatttcCATTCACACAACACGCTGATGATGTAACTGTTTTAGGTGCTTACCTATTTTTAAGTGGTTGATATGTCAAGCACTTACAACGTGTCGCATTAACGAGTATGCATGAAAATGTTAAAAGTTTAAGATGAAGAGCTCTAGCCtactaatatttttctttctccggGTCTAGtggctgctctctctctctctctctcaaaataatCAATGATAATAGTGCATAAATCTAAAACTTGTCAAAATGTAAAGGGCAGAGCAAGAAAATTTCTTAGACTGAGCACAAATGGACATTACTCTTCAAAATGATTGCAGGAATACAAGACAGTGGACAAGAATCACCAAGTAACGAGAGAGCAAGATACGAACAACATTAAGAACtcctaaaatcaaaagaaaccaCCAGACTCTCAACCCTTTCCCCATCCACATAACTTCAACAACAGAGAAAAGATGGAGACTGAGAAACAGGTACTAGTGCTTAGAAATCGGTGGAGGGGAGCTGTTCATGGGTGTTTGAATCGATGAAGATTATCTGGTAGACGAACGCGGCAATGGCGGAGCCGATGAGTGGACCGACCCAGTAGACCCAGTGGTTGTCCCATGACCAACTGACCACAGCAGGGCCAAAGGAGACTGCTGGGTTCATGGATGCACCATCAAAGGCACCACCAGCAAGAATGTTGGCACCCACAATGAGACCAATTGCAATGGGTGCAATTATTCCAATGTTACCCTTCTTTGGGTCCACTGCTGTTGCGTACACAGTGTAGACCAAGCCGAAGGTCATCACAATCTCAAACACCACTGCATTCCATACACCTACACCACTGGACAGGGAGAATGCAGGTGTCGACTGcaaaaaaggccaaaaaaaaaaaaaacatgatcaAATAATCAACCACGACTTTTTCAAACTTgagagaattaaaataaaaaaacattatatttgcaagtcataaaatatattaaatatatcattcGCAGTGCCGACAAGGCGATATTTGAGCTCTTAAAACTTATCTGTAGACTTTTTCTACAAATCAAATCCTGACATGTTTACCAGAGTAGATCAATGATAACCTTACAAACACATAATTAAGTATATTGATTAAGATTCTCTAAATATCTTTTCCTTAAGACAATATGAGTGAACTTCTTGTCATTAAATCATTggatgagattttaaaaaatgtttgatctACATAAAAAATCTTACAAAAATAGATCTATAAACAAGCATAGTAGGTTGATGtgaattattagataaaagggtTTTATAATTCGATAATTAATTcacgtcagtttataaattttaaaaaatttaatttaatatattttattttaaattaaatttaaaaaattaaaatattatttttttacaaatatatactgtataaatatataaaacttttatatacagtcatttttatatatttttgtgtattcCAATAATATAATTGGTCGCGacactttttaatataaaataaatattttaaccaatcatataaataaatgacataaaaaatacttaaacgTAACAATAGGTAACGTATTTATGGGTTGGAGCTAATTATAACCacatagtttataaatagtcttgtggagggttaaaaaaaaaagtataggtAACGTAACTCTGGTATCGAGCCAATAACTGGGATGACAACCATGGAGGTAAACTTTAAGAACTGAACTTCAAAACAAAGCGGAGGTTATAGCTTGATCTGCAAATGCCTTACCATTCCAGTTGAGAAGGCAAGAAGCAAGCAAGCAACCACGGCTCCAAGGAGCTGCCCGATCCAGTACATAATACCTCTGATGAGTGTGATGTGGCCACCGAGGAAGGCACCGAAGGTGACGGCAGGGTTCACGTGCCCGCCGGAAATGTTGGCTCCAATTGCAACCGCAACGAACAGTCCAAAACCGTGAGCCAGGGCTGCAGCCACAAGCCCGGCCGGCGTTGTCGACCCATCGTCCGTCAGCTTGTCTGCCAAAACATTATTCACCATCAATACATCAAGTTTCTCAATTAAATCCGAACTAGCTACAAGCTAAAGAAACATAAAGGAGAAACGAAACAGATAAGCATAGACAGGGCAGGAGCTTACTGAAAGCAACACCGGAGCCTTCGCCGGCgaaaacaaaaatgagaacaGAAATGAACTCGGCCAGAGCAGCTTTCAGAGCATCGGGTTGGGCAAACTCGCCTGTGGATCCAACAGCAATTCTAGGGATCGCCATTTTTCTGATAATTCAGTGGAGACTCAGCTCCTGGAGCTAGCTTCTTACAAAGAGCCTAAAGTACTGTAATTCGCTGCTTGCACTTTCAGCTTTAGATTATGGGAGTTTATATAAAGGGCGAGCCGTAGGAGCAGCACTTATTACTATTTGGCCGTTTGGCAACCGGAATAGCCGGTCTCAATCCGGTGACAGCTTGTTTCCAACGAGGCAACAAAAAACGGCACAACATTTTGAGaattttctagaattttatattaatgttctattcttttttttttttttttcttcttcttttcttataaattttttacaattttttaagtaaaattttatcGAGATATGATTTATATTAGAGTACGTGAAAGCGggtagaaatatttaaaaatttatttgagtAGATTTTGGTAattcttttagttttatttgaaatttgttttagttttgaTATTTCGaattagataaatattttaactataaaaaaattatataaaaataaattcataagatGATTTAACTTAATGTGATACTTAAGATTATAACGTtacttttttcataaaatatatataatagatcatataaaatcacatcaatttatgagtttacttaTGTATAATTCCTTTATACTTATAGAACTTCTTAACGAGTAATGACTTATAGAAATCTTAGATATATCAGTTAGGAATATTCTTCTCAGCattctcacacttcacacaccataattattttaatttttttttcattttttctataataaatatgtagtatatagatgataaatagaataattcaattaatttaataagaataaaataaaataaaataaaaaataatattttaatatataaagtgtgtggtgtagaaTGATGTATAGCATTATCCTATCAGATAAGGAttggtttggttatacaaaaccaaactatctcatcGCATCTCTtttaatataatcattacaaatttattaaattatcataaaaaatataacaaacaatttaatatttttaaattttaaaataaaattaatattaaaaaattatattataataatattttattttatttttaataaaacatatcatccGAACTGTGTAACTAAACAATATAAATCTTATAACTTTTGTTAAAAACAAAACTCCaccagaaaataatataaaaaataattttattatgatGGAGCCCACCTTTTAATAAAAGGTTTGGCTGAGGTTTGTAAGTTTTGTTTAACGttactctttttatatttttaagaaaacatAGATAACTGATTAGATAAAATgttcttttaaatataatattttatgaattaaAAATGTTTAGAGAAACAAATAGCAAAAAATATTGACCGGTCGGCAAACACCCGTCCGTGTCCGGAGAGGCTGTGGGTCCAGCCTCCATTTTGTTGATATGGTGACACGTGGAGAGCCTGATGTGGGCTTTTATCGAATGAGCGCAGATATTAAGATATTCAAATCACCGACCAAAATGGAGATGAGGAAGAAGGGAGGGGGCTGACGGGGGTTCTCCAATCATTAAACCGACCATTGGATTGTTTATACGGTCGTGATTAAGACCCTCCAAGGTTAATTGTCGATATCTGGATGATGATGTGGTCAAGTTTCCACCTCATGGCAACGTAATAGTTAGGACGGTGTCTTTATGGTTCTGATTACGACCAAATTATGTAACAAAACGCCATCAACATAATGAATTAAGggtgacatttttttttatataagcatCTTGCATTCGTTAATAGATAGACattacaaatttaacttaaaatatatattataaactaaCTATAACATTAATAGCTCCTAAATACAGAATTATACTGATATAGTTTACTCCATGCTACATATCTCTACAAATCCAAAATCTGAGAAACAGTACAACTATGTTTAAAACAAAGTTAACAAACCTCATATTCTTTTTAAGACAGAGCAGATGACATACTCTATGAACATAAATCCAAGAGAcaatatgtatttttatgttatttttattttccaaaacaaaaattattagagaaattaaaaatatatggaaaattaACGAATGATAGCTTCAAAAGTTATAGATCTGCAACTTCAAC is a window from the Carya illinoinensis cultivar Pawnee chromosome 14, C.illinoinensisPawnee_v1, whole genome shotgun sequence genome containing:
- the LOC122294338 gene encoding very-long-chain (3R)-3-hydroxyacyl-CoA dehydratase 2 → MPQLSKLYLITYNSLQALGWAFALSRILSSFVTTKSVNGAYSAAGELICFLQKVAFLEVVHGATGLVPSGVVNPLLQWGGRIHFLLAVVRLIDEVQELPSVFITFFVWGLTEVIRYLHYTLNCIQSCPSWITYLRYTAFIVLYPIGIAPGEMWLMYQALPYVKKNHLHEDLFDGLPFSYYNFLRVLLLCYPFLWLKLYLHMFKQRRSKLGKHHEKKKM
- the LOC122294337 gene encoding aquaporin TIP1-3-like; translation: MAIPRIAVGSTGEFAQPDALKAALAEFISVLIFVFAGEGSGVAFNKLTDDGSTTPAGLVAAALAHGFGLFVAVAIGANISGGHVNPAVTFGAFLGGHITLIRGIMYWIGQLLGAVVACLLLAFSTGMSTPAFSLSSGVGVWNAVVFEIVMTFGLVYTVYATAVDPKKGNIGIIAPIAIGLIVGANILAGGAFDGASMNPAVSFGPAVVSWSWDNHWVYWVGPLIGSAIAAFVYQIIFIDSNTHEQLPSTDF